The following proteins are encoded in a genomic region of Anas acuta unplaced genomic scaffold, bAnaAcu1.1 SCAFFOLD_239, whole genome shotgun sequence:
- the LOC137848871 gene encoding ubiquitin carboxyl-terminal hydrolase 42-like — MISTEHITLMQVLLLIFTSFSRSEKCDFILCSVTDPAKSTGKDEYLTQYQCDDGGDKEKPRRSKERDLISNENVLYGKETSEPAIAERCQGRKDKTKNTEKEHYQSKREHAPSEEKESQKAGPSSKRRCSQSVEVVEQKRHKQEHWEGSRCRSFPGERNSPENGRRAVKYSKYRSGSGGRSEQGSNRYYRSKGERSWSRERYYRDEARRWERCSYYNDYYSPHATGDSRERKFSHGDAAFDKWTATYYGRSHKHYHYKSGWPHGSLLRDEDGRRFSTPGADLHRCSVSQQHSGRHSRERHALPPVSAHLENCRQKNETEGNRKRKSTRAEGSESEIERKDRKIEKELLGGEKNAKISQVLEEKEV; from the exons ATGATCAGCACTGAGCATATCACTCTGATGCAG gttttactcTTAATCTTCacgtccttcagcagaagtgagaaatgtgattttattttgtgcagtgtcaCGGACCCTGCGAAATCTACTGGGAAGGATGAATACCTCACACAGTACCAATGTGATGACggtggagacaaggagaaaccaagaagatcaaaagaacgtgacctcatttctaatgaaaatgttttgtacgGCAAAGAGACTTCTGAGCCTG ctattgcagagagatgccaaggtagaaaggacaagactaaaaacactgagaaagagcattaccaaagcaagagggaacatgctcctagtgaagagaaggagagtcaaaaagcaggtcCTTCCAGCAAGAGGAGGTGTTCTCAGAGCGTGGAAGTTGTTGAGCAAAAGCGTCACaagcaggagcactgggagggaagcaggtgCAGATCTTTCCCTGGTGAAAGAAACAGCCCTgagaatggcagaagagcagTCAAATATTCAAAGTACAGATCTGGCAGCGGAGGAAGATCAGAACAAGGTAGCAATAGATATTACCGatccaaaggggaaagaagttgGAGCAGAGAAAGATACTATCGAGATGAAGCACGGAGGTGGGAAAGATGTAGCTATTACAATGATTACTATTCACCTCATGCGACAGGAGACAGTAGAGAGAGAAAGTTCTCTCACGGCGATGCAGCCTTTGACAAATGGACTGCAACTTACTACGGCAGGTCACATAAGCATTATCATTACAAAAGTGGATGGCCTCACGGTTCCCTCTTGAGAGATGAAGATGGACGTCGCTTTAGCACACCCGGAGCAGACTTGCATCGTTGCTCGGTATCTCAGCAACATTCTGGAAGACATTCTCGTGAAAGACATGCGCTTCCACCTGTGTCAGCTCATTTGGAGAACTGTcgccagaaaaatgaaacagaaggaaacagaaaaagaaaatctacccGTGCAGAAGGTAgtgaaagtgaaatagaaaggaaagacagaaagatagaaaaggagCTTTTAGGTGGTGAAAAAAATGCGAAAATATCACAAGtactagaagaaaaagaagtctaa